One window from the genome of Echinicola vietnamensis DSM 17526 encodes:
- a CDS encoding phosphonatase-like hydrolase — MKNIKLAVLDMAGTTVDENNVVYKTVQKVINDKGFNLSLAEILAHGAGKEKHQAIIDVLRECTDATDITTIAASAFENFKPELEHAYEQLDVKSFDGVQAAITSLRKRGIYVVLNTGYNTQTATSLLGKLGWEIGKDIDGLITSDDVTNGRPAPDMIFKAMELCQVTDPKTVLKAGDSTIDIEEGKRAGCGLTVGVLTGAQTAKQLEKAQPDHILSSVAELGKIC, encoded by the coding sequence ATGAAAAACATCAAACTTGCCGTCCTCGACATGGCCGGAACCACCGTGGATGAAAATAACGTGGTGTACAAAACGGTCCAAAAAGTAATCAACGACAAAGGGTTTAACCTATCGTTAGCAGAAATATTGGCCCATGGGGCTGGCAAAGAGAAGCACCAGGCCATTATCGATGTTCTCCGGGAATGCACCGACGCCACGGACATCACGACCATTGCTGCCAGCGCTTTTGAAAACTTCAAACCGGAGCTGGAGCACGCCTATGAACAGCTGGATGTCAAGTCATTTGATGGGGTACAAGCGGCCATAACCAGTCTCCGAAAAAGGGGGATTTATGTCGTACTGAACACCGGGTACAATACCCAAACGGCCACCTCCCTCCTGGGCAAACTCGGCTGGGAAATCGGCAAGGACATCGATGGCCTGATCACGTCAGATGATGTCACCAATGGAAGGCCTGCGCCTGACATGATCTTCAAAGCCATGGAGCTATGCCAGGTGACCGATCCCAAAACCGTCCTCAAAGCGGGCGATTCGACCATCGACATTGAAGAGGGCAAAAGGGCCGGGTGTGGTCTTACGGTCGGGGTCCTCACCGGAGCCCAAACCGCCAAACAACTGGAAAAGGCACAGCCTGACCATATTCTTTCCAGTGTCGCAGAATTGGGCAAGATTTGCTGA